The sequence ACACTGTATTTGAACTCCTCTAAAACAATTATTAACCGTTATTAATCAGAAAATATTGCTCCTCTAGAAATCGCAACATCAATCAATGAATCACTTAAATTTTTCACCCCAGTTAGAGTTGTACTTTTTAAGGACTTTATAAGACTTAAATCATTGATATCTTTAAAATCAGCCCCGGTTAAATTTGCCCCAGTAAAATCTGCTCCATCTAAAGTTGAATTCTCAAAATTTGATAGCATTAAATCAGCATTTGTAAAATCCACATTTTTTAGATGAGCATTCTTAAAATTAATATTATTTAATACTGAATTTTTAAAACTGCTCCCCTCCAAATCTGCCTGAACGAAAACAGGAGCTGTTCCGTAAACACCCGATAAATCGGTATTTTTAATATTGGCGTAATCAAAAAATGTATAACTGATGGCACAATCGCTCAAATTTGAATGATTGAGGTTGATGGATTGCAAATCACTTCGGCTTATATCAAACCCTTGAATATTTGAATAGTCGAAATTTGATCTTTTCCCAATGTTAGAAAAAGAAATTCTCATGGTAATAAGAGCAACCAATAATTGCTCCCTTTCTGGGCTTCTAATGTCTGTTTCAAGAAAATCGCTCACTCGTAAAGATCTGGTCTTAACATATTTTAATTTGTTGTCAAAAAAATCTGACAAGCTACTAAACTTACTCAAGTCCATTCTATCTGTTTTTAGAACTCTGTAAGGCCTTAATGAACGGCTAATTGAAGTTATTCTTGCTGCTGTAATATCGGACAATAGATATGGAGCTCTTTTATGGCCTCTTTTAGTGTGAATAGAATCTTTCAAACTAATAAGTCTTTCAGCTTCTCTATCATTATTTATTTGTTGCATTATAGAACTTATCTCTATATTAAGAGAAGCTCTTCTTTGGGATTCCTGAAGCTCATTTTGTATCAGCAATAAAGTATTCTGATTCTCTAGCTTTATATTGGCTTCATAAGCAAGAATCATCGTAACAATTGATATCAATGAAATTGCAATGACTGTAGGTGTTGGCTTAGGAACAAAACTCCACAATAAGGCTTTTAATGTTGAACTTCGTCTCTTATCATTTTTACCATATCGATTTCTTCGAAAAAAATTAAGCCAAACTGGTAGCAACCTATGTTCTTGCTCAAGTAACCTTGCTTCGACATTTACGATTCTTTCTTTTATCTCTTGTTCACCCATTTTTTTTATAATTACATCCAACGTTTATGTATGAAAGTTAGGAAATAAATCCTAGAGATCAATTACTCAAAGTATTATTCGATACTTTTTCTTTGTTTATAAAAAAGTGACGGCAGGGTGATTCGTTTTCATTGATAAACCATAATAGTCCAAATTCAGAAAAAGAAAATCAAAAAGCCCGATACTTTCG comes from Flavobacteriales bacterium and encodes:
- a CDS encoding pentapeptide repeat-containing protein — translated: MDVIIKKMGEQEIKERIVNVEARLLEQEHRLLPVWLNFFRRNRYGKNDKRRSSTLKALLWSFVPKPTPTVIAISLISIVTMILAYEANIKLENQNTLLLIQNELQESQRRASLNIEISSIMQQINNDREAERLISLKDSIHTKRGHKRAPYLLSDITAARITSISRSLRPYRVLKTDRMDLSKFSSLSDFFDNKLKYVKTRSLRVSDFLETDIRSPEREQLLVALITMRISFSNIGKRSNFDYSNIQGFDISRSDLQSINLNHSNLSDCAISYTFFDYANIKNTDLSGVYGTAPVFVQADLEGSSFKNSVLNNINFKNAHLKNVDFTNADLMLSNFENSTLDGADFTGANLTGADFKDINDLSLIKSLKSTTLTGVKNLSDSLIDVAISRGAIFSD